The following are from one region of the candidate division WOR-3 bacterium genome:
- a CDS encoding tetratricopeptide repeat protein, producing MMNSCLPFFLSDKFSRGELSGVTQGSALFTDLGGFTKMTEMFFKKGDAGAEEISRQILWVFDLPVKTVHKYGGHITTFAGDAFTAIFPGDDGKKAYSAAVILTYFFEREGRRETELGELNFTCKCGVGAGGIDWRVIALDGTLNSYLFTGHAISEAVREAENVTAGKIGWKGSLKTVMPQNEEVKLSVPDEIVAKFVSESVMKAGERGELRHATPVFIKIDETETAKQDEVIRNIYETAIKYGGFLNKVDYGDKGTVAMVLFGAPDAKENPEDLAVKFSLKIKSLGFNLRAGIDSGLVYAGRTGGSERFEWTCLGNVVNTSARIMSACGEREILASERVKSRTDKDACFKPYKEMLFKGRSTPEKIFEIENLKESRGIVFKYKMVGRDNELRRLTDFTSCIVGQKTNAGVCYIYGDAGIGKSRLVWELIEQYKREGTAITVMHLQCEDTSRYPWFPVSQWLIDFFNLDKNYLSADKLMDEIEKTGIQWSSKKTPAIADIIGMPPADEIYEMQGEERKKENQIFALKEFIKALSRKTPLIVFVDDLQNVDELTIDWLSAATRNVPDYPFAVICTSRFDEKGGKPRINLDRRVKETEIDLRAFETQDLIVKMFEQIAGGEPSEAAKNYLFDNTQGNPFFLEQTIVFLKEQDMLKGSPMEISGKIERLPDSLCDLLTARLDSMDYELREIIKKAAVIGERFLVDILRSIIDEGIKEELEFFLDKGEQGQIIARELNYEDIYMFRHAMLREAAYQLFLPSERKKLHKEIFEVAETKLSRGLEMHTKLLVEQSEKAEEWRKWAEYAHEYMKIMLKKNANHELLRICRKLAEHHKKEGNDQKMAEAELTEGRILKKTGRLKEARDRISNVIEIFEKSGGDNSLADANNELGTVYLGEREFDNALLCFEKALEYAKKAGEKSMESRTLGNMGVLHATKKDFKEALESYEKAKNIAIDIGDKKFEALALSNIGAILAQQKKYEEAERCFDKSYEIALKNEFNEEKAGAQINLGNLEAIKGKIVDAEKHFTEAMKIFREAGIKEGEAYSLLNISEMKKHEDKFDEAWKYSREYLELAKETGNIGWEIKALCQTGDLKYRMSEAEEAVRYYNEALKLCEIRNDLEIETEILFEIAKLYRRINDFSKSHDYLDKAFERSEKLGNPSLRSEIAYNIACLFADCNSFKKAGEYLDVVKNLGDKEGKIKAFREKYGY from the coding sequence ATGATGAACAGCTGTTTGCCGTTTTTTCTTTCAGATAAATTTTCCAGGGGTGAGCTTTCTGGAGTTACGCAGGGCTCAGCTCTTTTCACTGATCTTGGCGGTTTTACAAAAATGACAGAGATGTTCTTCAAAAAAGGAGACGCTGGCGCCGAAGAAATCTCAAGACAGATTCTGTGGGTTTTTGATTTGCCTGTCAAAACTGTCCATAAATACGGAGGCCACATAACTACGTTTGCCGGAGACGCCTTTACAGCGATTTTCCCCGGGGACGACGGGAAAAAAGCATATTCCGCTGCCGTTATATTGACTTATTTTTTCGAAAGGGAAGGCAGGCGGGAGACGGAACTTGGTGAACTCAATTTCACCTGCAAATGCGGCGTGGGAGCCGGAGGTATAGACTGGAGGGTCATCGCATTAGACGGGACTTTAAACTCGTATCTTTTCACCGGCCATGCCATATCGGAGGCAGTAAGGGAAGCAGAGAATGTCACGGCGGGAAAAATCGGCTGGAAAGGAAGCTTGAAAACAGTCATGCCGCAGAACGAAGAAGTGAAATTGTCCGTTCCTGACGAAATAGTCGCAAAATTTGTGTCTGAGTCAGTAATGAAAGCCGGTGAAAGAGGAGAACTCCGGCACGCTACCCCCGTTTTCATAAAGATAGACGAAACTGAAACGGCAAAACAGGACGAGGTCATAAGGAACATTTATGAAACGGCAATTAAATACGGCGGTTTCCTCAACAAAGTGGATTACGGAGACAAAGGGACGGTGGCTATGGTTTTGTTCGGAGCGCCCGATGCCAAGGAAAATCCCGAAGACCTCGCCGTTAAATTTTCACTGAAGATCAAGAGCCTCGGATTCAACCTGAGGGCGGGTATTGACAGCGGACTTGTTTATGCCGGAAGAACGGGCGGATCCGAACGATTCGAATGGACTTGCCTCGGAAATGTTGTCAATACTTCGGCGAGAATAATGAGCGCCTGCGGAGAGAGAGAAATTTTAGCGTCAGAAAGAGTTAAATCGAGAACCGATAAAGACGCGTGTTTCAAGCCTTACAAGGAAATGCTCTTTAAGGGCAGGTCAACCCCCGAGAAAATATTTGAAATAGAAAATCTTAAGGAAAGCAGGGGCATTGTCTTCAAATACAAAATGGTGGGCAGGGATAATGAATTGAGAAGATTAACCGATTTTACTTCGTGTATTGTCGGTCAAAAAACAAACGCGGGAGTTTGCTACATATACGGTGACGCAGGCATTGGAAAAAGCAGGCTTGTGTGGGAGCTTATAGAACAATACAAAAGAGAAGGAACAGCGATTACGGTGATGCATCTCCAATGCGAAGACACGTCCAGGTATCCATGGTTTCCCGTGTCGCAATGGCTTATAGATTTTTTCAATCTCGACAAAAATTATTTGTCGGCTGATAAACTCATGGATGAAATTGAAAAAACCGGCATACAATGGTCTTCGAAGAAAACCCCGGCCATTGCAGATATAATCGGAATGCCTCCCGCCGATGAAATCTACGAAATGCAAGGCGAAGAAAGAAAAAAAGAAAACCAGATTTTTGCGCTGAAAGAATTCATAAAAGCTCTGTCGAGGAAAACGCCTTTGATTGTATTCGTGGATGATTTGCAGAATGTCGACGAATTGACGATCGATTGGCTTTCAGCCGCAACAAGAAACGTGCCCGATTACCCTTTTGCCGTCATATGCACTTCACGATTTGACGAAAAAGGAGGCAAACCGAGAATAAATCTCGACAGAAGAGTAAAAGAGACGGAAATAGATCTTCGTGCGTTTGAAACGCAGGACCTTATTGTAAAAATGTTCGAACAGATTGCAGGCGGAGAACCGTCTGAAGCGGCAAAAAATTATCTTTTCGACAACACGCAGGGAAATCCTTTTTTCCTCGAACAAACTATCGTATTTTTAAAAGAACAGGACATGCTCAAGGGCTCCCCTATGGAAATATCGGGGAAAATTGAAAGACTTCCTGATTCTCTCTGCGATCTTCTGACGGCGAGACTCGACTCGATGGACTACGAACTGCGCGAAATAATAAAGAAAGCCGCTGTCATAGGAGAAAGATTTCTCGTAGACATCCTGAGGTCCATTATAGACGAAGGAATAAAGGAAGAATTAGAATTTTTCCTCGACAAGGGAGAGCAGGGGCAGATCATTGCCAGAGAACTCAATTACGAAGATATATACATGTTTAGGCATGCCATGCTGAGAGAAGCGGCCTACCAATTGTTTTTGCCTTCGGAAAGAAAAAAACTTCACAAAGAGATTTTCGAAGTCGCTGAAACGAAACTTTCCAGAGGGCTTGAAATGCACACGAAGCTTCTTGTCGAACAGTCGGAGAAAGCCGAAGAATGGAGAAAATGGGCGGAATACGCACACGAATATATGAAGATAATGCTCAAAAAAAATGCCAATCACGAATTATTGCGGATATGCAGAAAACTCGCGGAACATCACAAAAAAGAAGGAAATGACCAGAAAATGGCTGAAGCCGAGTTGACCGAGGGCAGGATACTCAAAAAGACAGGCAGATTAAAAGAGGCACGGGACAGGATTTCGAACGTCATTGAGATTTTTGAAAAATCAGGCGGTGACAATTCTCTTGCCGACGCAAACAACGAACTCGGGACGGTATATCTCGGAGAAAGGGAATTTGACAACGCGTTGCTTTGCTTTGAAAAAGCGCTCGAATACGCGAAAAAAGCGGGTGAAAAAAGCATGGAGAGCAGAACACTCGGCAACATGGGCGTCCTTCATGCGACAAAGAAAGATTTCAAAGAAGCCCTCGAAAGCTACGAAAAAGCCAAAAATATAGCGATAGACATCGGTGACAAGAAATTTGAAGCTTTGGCCCTGTCGAACATAGGGGCAATTTTGGCGCAGCAGAAAAAATACGAAGAAGCCGAAAGATGTTTCGACAAAAGCTACGAAATCGCCCTGAAGAACGAATTTAACGAAGAGAAAGCCGGAGCGCAGATAAATCTCGGCAACCTGGAAGCCATCAAGGGAAAAATAGTCGATGCCGAAAAACATTTTACTGAAGCCATGAAGATATTCAGGGAAGCGGGAATAAAAGAAGGCGAAGCTTACAGTCTTCTCAATATCAGCGAAATGAAAAAACACGAAGACAAATTTGACGAGGCGTGGAAGTACAGCAGAGAATATCTCGAATTGGCCAAAGAGACAGGGAACATTGGCTGGGAAATAAAAGCACTTTGCCAGACTGGAGATTTGAAATACAGGATGTCGGAGGCCGAGGAAGCTGTCAGATATTACAACGAGGCATTAAAACTCTGCGAAATACGGAACGATTTGGAAATCGAGACCGAAATTCTTTTCGAAATAGCAAAGCTTTACAGGAGAATAAACGATTTTTCAAAAAGCCACGATTATCTCGACAAGGCTTTCGAAAGATCCGAAAAATTGGGAAATCCATCCCTGAGAAGCGAGATAGCCTATAATATCGCCTGCCTTTTTGCGGATTGCAACTCCTTCAAAAAAGCGGGTGAATATCTCGACGTCGTTAAAAATCTCGGGGATAAAGAGGGCAAAATAAAGGCTTTCAGGGAAAAATACGGTTATTGA
- a CDS encoding cation:proton antiporter — protein sequence MNSYGLHILTIGLLILAGNLGGRVARRMRISEIIGQILGGIVIGPLTILVMRNISDKVAEVYSKEFVSFQFIIFAFLSLIAFGIGEELHFTRMRKILKKVFWVSIANVAMTFTVVFFSFYFYGKMFEESGIDLFISLLIASIAIAQSPAIIFAIMNRYEIEGDIRNIIGNIMAIVDLFAILIFSVLIQIKTQTGGELSFTQTTKDIGVAVLIGIGAFVFLWILIHGIGNSDKKRRMDFFMVRLLSEHPAPSMEMFLTVAGIVTVITGLSILLHLPFLIAVLVAGALISNFSGSMAFDSMKIENIMPAFNLLFFALIGAEIDFAKFSTPILSPILIYIISRGVSQYVSVKFVLKLMKNEPKIVNCVPPLMVPQDGVAAVESAFLVSILGEKGQTVADIVIPSLVLFSVFGVFVTERYIKKWQTWVIGEEDMVKSPRVLPKRHRFSKDDISCIRLDGIYDRKMTIDALAREGEKKGFFPDRMAVIDASNVRENLQETILSDGVVLPHCRLRIMKKPKIVIAISEEGISWGKKAKKVNVIILLVSPTLSPEMHLGALSYIAHACKNSDSFKNLSGEEIRNTLISLQAAT from the coding sequence ATGAATAGCTACGGTCTTCACATACTGACAATCGGATTGCTGATTCTTGCGGGAAACCTCGGCGGAAGAGTGGCAAGAAGGATGAGAATCAGCGAGATAATCGGACAGATACTGGGCGGAATCGTTATAGGTCCTCTCACTATCCTCGTTATGAGAAACATTTCCGACAAAGTTGCCGAAGTATATTCGAAAGAATTTGTTTCTTTTCAATTTATTATATTTGCTTTCCTTTCGCTGATCGCTTTCGGCATAGGGGAAGAACTTCATTTCACAAGAATGAGAAAAATCCTGAAAAAAGTTTTTTGGGTTTCGATCGCCAACGTCGCAATGACATTTACTGTGGTTTTTTTCTCATTTTATTTTTACGGGAAGATGTTTGAAGAATCCGGAATAGATTTGTTTATATCCCTTCTCATAGCGTCTATAGCAATAGCTCAGTCTCCGGCAATTATTTTTGCGATAATGAACAGATATGAAATCGAAGGAGACATAAGAAATATAATAGGAAACATCATGGCCATAGTCGACCTTTTCGCAATACTCATTTTTTCCGTTTTAATTCAGATAAAAACACAGACAGGCGGGGAACTATCCTTTACGCAAACCACCAAAGACATCGGTGTGGCTGTATTGATAGGCATAGGGGCGTTCGTATTTCTCTGGATCCTGATTCACGGGATCGGAAATAGCGATAAAAAGAGGCGCATGGATTTTTTTATGGTCAGGCTTCTTTCCGAGCACCCGGCTCCTTCCATGGAGATGTTTTTGACTGTAGCGGGGATTGTAACCGTCATTACAGGATTATCAATACTTCTCCACCTGCCTTTTCTCATAGCGGTTCTGGTCGCAGGAGCGCTGATATCAAATTTTTCGGGATCGATGGCCTTTGACTCTATGAAAATCGAGAACATTATGCCCGCTTTCAACCTGCTGTTCTTCGCTCTTATCGGAGCGGAGATTGATTTTGCAAAGTTCAGCACGCCAATTCTTTCGCCGATTTTAATTTACATAATAAGCAGAGGCGTTTCTCAGTACGTCAGTGTAAAATTCGTTTTGAAACTTATGAAAAATGAACCGAAAATAGTAAATTGCGTACCTCCGCTCATGGTTCCTCAGGACGGCGTCGCGGCGGTGGAATCGGCTTTTCTCGTCAGCATTCTCGGTGAAAAAGGGCAGACTGTCGCGGACATAGTCATTCCCTCCCTTGTATTATTTTCAGTGTTCGGGGTTTTTGTCACTGAAAGATACATAAAAAAATGGCAGACATGGGTAATCGGTGAAGAAGATATGGTAAAGAGTCCGAGAGTTTTGCCGAAACGCCATCGTTTCAGTAAAGATGACATCTCCTGCATCCGCCTCGACGGAATTTATGACAGGAAAATGACCATAGACGCACTGGCGCGAGAGGGCGAGAAAAAGGGATTTTTCCCCGACCGAATGGCTGTGATAGACGCTTCGAATGTCAGAGAAAATCTGCAGGAGACAATCCTCTCGGATGGAGTCGTGCTTCCTCATTGCAGACTGCGAATAATGAAAAAGCCGAAAATTGTCATAGCAATTTCAGAAGAAGGAATATCGTGGGGGAAAAAGGCGAAAAAAGTAAATGTAATTATCCTTCTCGTTTCCCCGACGCTTTCTCCGGAAATGCACCTCGGCGCTTTGTCGTATATAGCGCACGCGTGCAAAAACTCTGACAGCTTTAAAAATTTAAGCGGTGAAGAAATCCGAAACACACTGATTTCATTGCAGGCGGCCACATGA